From the Planctomycetia bacterium genome, the window GCCGGCAAATATCGCTTGAGTTTCGACTTCCGGATACTTTGTGAAGTAAACCTCCGGGGATTCATGCATCAATTCCGACATCGCGATCGCTCGGTGCCACTCTTGAAACAACGCCCGCACGGAGATGGCTAGCTCCCAAGTGCCGTAGGCGAATACGACGGCGACGAAGCACTCGAGCCCAACCCGCCGATGGCCGGAAGCCAGGGGCTCCGGCAACCGCACGACGAACTCGGCGCGACGATGCAAATAGATCGCAGTTCCCAAGACGATGATTCCGGGTACCAGAACTTGCAGAACCCAAATCGCTTGCCCGAACCGAGAAAGTCCGAATGCCGACTCAGTGCCGAAAACGGCGCACACCGAAATCAGAGATACGGTGATCCAGTACAGCGCGATGAAGTTCAGCACGCGACCGTAGAGGCGCAGACCCAACAGGGCCCAATCTTGAGAAGTCATCGTTACGACACCTCGTCTTGCGAGGCATCCACGATCGCACTGCGCCCGGTCGCAGCCAGTCGGCGCGCGGCGAAGCGCGATAGCGAATCGGAGCCGAAGATCAACCACAATCCGAAGCCCAGCCTCACGGCATGAGACAGAAAGAATTCGGCGACATCAGGCCCGACTTCGTTGTTATCGTGGGGCAACGATTGTGCGATTTGCACGATGTATGCCAGCGAGCTGCAGAGAGGCGAAACGGTCAACACCAGCCCGATCGATGCGCAGCCGACCGACCAAAGTTGTTGCTCGTTCAACTCGATCCGTGCAACGTCGCCGGTATCGTCCTTGAACGTATCGGCCGCGTACTTCACGGAGTGAACTCGTATCCACGCCGCCGCGATCAACCAACCAAGCGCCGTCAGGATCGTGACGTCATGGTACTCGACGTGATACCAGAATCGCCCGTGGCCGTAGTCGGCGAGGATCGAGCCGATCACCGGGCACAACATCGCCACGGCATAGGCGACGAGCGCGACGGCCAATAAGCGATACGCTAAGACGGCGATTTCGCGACGGGTCACAGCAAAGACTCATAGGCTCAAGGAGACGATTCGTCCGAGACGACGAAGAGCCTAATCTTGCCGACGAGCCGCCGCAAGGAAAACCTGGCGGTGCTCCGGTGCGTATCGGTCGCGGCACGCGGAACCTGCCTACGACGTTAAAACTTCGCGTCGCCTAAGTCTCTCAGCCAGCCGCGGATTTCGTTTTCGTATTCGCTCGACAAGTCTCCTTTGACGAGTTGCCGTTGGAAGCCCGCGGCTCCTTCTTTCATCACGTCGGCGGCTTCGGCCGTCGGGAAGCGGCGCATCGGGTCGGCGGCGATGAGGCCGCGAATCAAATTCGTGAGCAGCTCGTTGCAAGTCACTTCGCGCGGCAAGCGCTCGTGCAAGCGCTGCGGCAACGACCGCTTCGCTTCCAGCAGTTCCGCGTAGTTCTTGATTCCGGCAAACGGCGGCGAGCCCGAGAGCATTTCGACGAGCACGTAGCCGAGGCTGCAAAGATCGGAGCGTTCGTTTTGCACGGCCCCTTCGAGCACTTCCGGCGCGGCATACGGAGGCGTACAGGCGCGGCGCATGGGGGGTTCCATCAGGTCGAACGCCGAGCCGATGTCGATGATCTTCGAGTTGCCGGTCCGCTTGAGCATGATGTTCGACGGCTTCACATCGCCATGCACGATCTTCGCGCGGTGTAGCGCGTTGAGCGCCGCGAGGCATTCGCGCAGCACGGCGATCGCGATCCCCGGCTTGAGCCGCGCTTGCGTCGGGCCCGACGTGACGATGACGTTGTTGATGTAGTTCCAACGCGGAGCATCGAGATTCTTCTTGAGCACGGCGAGCATGTCGTGCGAGAGGAGCCGGCTGAGGTCGAACCCGTCGACCCATTCCATCTCCATGATCCGGATGCCGCTCCGCTCGACGAAGTTGTGCACGTCGAGGAGATTGTCTTGCTGGATCTGCGCAACCCGCGCGGCGACGTGCGCCATCCGCGCCATGCCGTCTTCATAAGCTTGCGGCGTCGAATAAGGCTCGGGCGAAAAGATCTTCATCGCAACCGGGAGCGTGAACTTATCGGTGCCGCGCCGTTCGCTGAGATACACCACTCCCTGACCGCCGGCCCCGAGCATCTGAATGAAGTGGTGATGCTCGGTCCAAGTAACGCGCTGCTCGGAGATGAGGGCCCGATAGCGTTCGAGCGATTTCTCATCGCACGGAGGATGCGGCTCGGC encodes:
- a CDS encoding serine/threonine protein kinase; translated protein: MNTTFQISSFTSPHDGAEPHPPCDEKSLERYRALISEQRVTWTEHHHFIQMLGAGGQGVVYLSERRGTDKFTLPVAMKIFSPEPYSTPQAYEDGMARMAHVAARVAQIQQDNLLDVHNFVERSGIRIMEMEWVDGFDLSRLLSHDMLAVLKKNLDAPRWNYINNVIVTSGPTQARLKPGIAIAVLRECLAALNALHRAKIVHGDVKPSNIMLKRTGNSKIIDIGSAFDLMEPPMRRACTPPYAAPEVLEGAVQNERSDLCSLGYVLVEMLSGSPPFAGIKNYAELLEAKRSLPQRLHERLPREVTCNELLTNLIRGLIAADPMRRFPTAEAADVMKEGAAGFQRQLVKGDLSSEYENEIRGWLRDLGDAKF